Proteins encoded by one window of Capra hircus breed San Clemente chromosome 8, ASM170441v1, whole genome shotgun sequence:
- the C8H9orf40 gene encoding uncharacterized protein C9orf40 homolog: MAKRRAAEPLTFHVPWKRLLLCDFPEEPPSPPLWIPPPGASHPGRPLGFPELPRKRKIDAGAMTEPSVSPSKRRDDGDTGAQDGAEREGRGLETGESQLLQPPVRPRGPGEEPRGVRPPRGGGDDGAGRAEPQRGDWGAAPRQLSDEFWQYNTFQYWRNPLPPIDLADIEDVSEDSLTETALQGKNEVAEIDMES; this comes from the exons ATGGCCAAGCGCCGTGCGGCCGAGCCGCTGACGTTCCACGTGCCTTGGAAGCGGCTCCTGCTCTGCGACTTTCCTGAGGAGCCGCCGTCGCCGCCGCTCTGGATCCCGCCGCCGGGGGCCTCGCATCCCGGGCGGCCCCTCGGCTTCCCCGAGCTGCCCCGAAAGCGTAAAATCGACGCGGGGGCTATGACGGAGCCTTCGGTTTCGCCCAGCAAGCGCCGCGACGACGGGGATACCGGCGCCCAGGACGGCGCGGAGCGTGAGGGCCGCGGCCTGGAGACCGGCGAGTCGCAGCTGCTGCAGCCGCCCGTGCGGCCCCGCGGGCCGGGGGAGGAGCCCCGGGGTGTCCGCCCCCCGAGAGGCGGTGGCGACGATGGGGCGGGGCGCGCAGAGCCCCAGCGGGGAGACTGGGGGGCCGCACCGCGCCAG CTCAGTGACGAATTTTGGCAGTATAACACCTTCCAGTACTGGAGGAACCCTTTACCGCCTATTGATCTGGCAGACATTGAAGATGTAAGCGAAGACAGCCTGACAGAAACAGCACTGCAGGGcaagaatgaagtggctgagaTTGATATGGAGTCTTGA